In Streptomyces camelliae, the sequence CGGTGTTCGACCCCGTCTTCGACCTGTACTTCCCGCGCACGGTGGGGGGACCGGACGGCGCGGGCGCGGGCCGTGACGAGCTGCGCGACCGGCTGGCTCGGGCGCTGGCCGCGGGCGACCAGGCCATGATGGCCCGGTTGGCGGCCGAGGCGGTGGACGGCATGGGCGGATACGGCAGTTCACCGGGGTCGGACGGCTTCTCCGCGTACCAGACCCTCGAACGGCTGCGCCCGCAGACCCTGTTGGCGCGGGTGCGGTCGGACGTGCGCGGACGGGACGGGGGCGGAAGCGGGAACGGCGACGGTACGGACTTCGCGGACCGGCTGCTGGACGACGAGATCCGGCGCCGGATCGAGCAGTTCCGGCGGATGGTAGGGGCGGAGGCGCGGCGCCGGGTCGCCGAGCGGCGCGGGCGGGACGAGATCGCCCGGCGCGGTGTCGTACCGACCGCCGACCGGGTGGACTTCCTGTTCGCGGGCCGGGACCAACTGGCCGAACTGCGCAGGGCCGTATCGCCGCTCGCACGCAAGCTGGCCACCCGGCTGGCCGCGCGCCGGCGCCGTGCCGCGCGCGGCACGGTCGACCTGCGCCGCACCCTGCGCTCCTCGCTGTCCACGGGCGGGGTGCCGATGCGGCCGGTGCTGCGCCGGCGCCGGCCGGTCCGCCCCGAACTGGTCCTGCTGTGCGACGTGTCCGGCTCGGTGTCCGGCTTCTCCGACTTCACGATGCTGCTCGTGCAGGCGCTGCACGACCAGTTCAGCAAGATCCGGGTGTTCGCCTTCGTCAACCGGCTGGACGAGGTGACCGGCCTGCTGGAGCACGGCCGCGCCGACCCCGACGGGCTGAGCGCCCGCATCCGCGCCGAGGCCACGCTGACCGGCTGGCACGGCAGCAGCGACTACGGCGTGGCGCTGGGCGAGTTCGCCGAGCGGTACGGCGACGCGGTCGGCCCGCGCACGACCGTGTTCGTCCTCGGGGACGCCCGGACCAACATGAGCGACCCGAACCTGGCCGCCGTACGCGAGGTCGCCCGGCGGGCCCGGCGCGTGTACTGGCTGAACCCGGAGCCGCGCGGTCAGTGGGGCACCGGCGACTCGGCCGCGCCCGACTACGCGGACCTGGTCGAGATGCACGAGTGCCGTACGGCCCGTCAGCTCAGCTCGCTGATCGCCCGGCTGCTTCCGGTGTGATCGACTGGTCCCGAACGACCGCGGTCCGCAGCTGATCCGGACCGAGCCGCACTGATCTGTACAAGGACGTACGCCATGGGCCACTCCCCCGTCTCGCTCGGCACCTTCCCCACGCCCGTCGAACCGGCGCCCCGGCTCGCCGCCGCGCTCGGGCTCGGCCCGGAGGACCTGTGGATCAAACGGGACGACCTGACCGGTCTGGGCGGCGGCGGGAACAAGATCCGCAAACTGGAGTGGACGGTCGGCGCGGCGCTCGCCGAGGGCGCGGACACGCTCGTGACCACGGGGGCCCCGCAGAGCAACCACGCCCGGCTGACCGCCGCCGCGGCCGCCCGTCTGGGCCTGGCCGCCGTCCTTGTCCTGCGCGGCGCGCCGGGCGCCTCACGGTCCGGGAACCTCGCCCTGGACGGACTCTTCGGGGCGCGCATCGCCTGGGCGGGCGAGGTGGACCAGGCGGGGCTGGACGACGCGGCGGCCGAGGTGTGCGCGCGGCTGCGGGCGGACGGTGCCCGGCCCGCGCTGATCCCGTTCGGGGGGTCGGCCGTGCCGGGTGCCCGCGGCTATGTGCGCTGCGGCGAGGAGCTGGACGAGCAACTGCCCGAGCTGCGCACCGTGGTGGTCGCGCTCGGCTCGGGCGGCACGATGGCCGGCCTGGTCGCGGCCCTGGGCACCGGCTCGGTGCTCGGTGTCGACGTGGGCGCGCTGGCCGACCCGGCCGCGGCGGTGGCACGGTTCGCGGCGCCGCTGACGACGGAGGAGGTCACGGCCGAGGGTCTGCGGGTGCGCCGCGACCAGGTGGGCGCCGGCTACGCGACGCTGACCGGACCCGCGGCCGAGGCACTCCGGCTCGCCGCCCGTACCGAGGGCCTCGTCCTCGACCCCGTGTACACCGCCCGGGCCCTGGCCGGCCTGCGCGCGGCCGTCGCCGACGGTGACGTCCGGCCGGGCGAGAAGACGGTGTTCGTCCACACCGGCGGCCTGCCCGGCCTGTTCGGGCACGCGGACGCGGTGGCGTTCGCGGAGGCGGGGGCGGCCGTCTTCGAGGGATGACGGTGGCGGGCCGTACGGCCCCGCACCTGCGACCGGGTCGCACGCCGTGCGACCCGGTACGACGGAAGCGGCCCGGTACGACGGGGCGGCTCTTCCTTCAGTCCTTCGCGTACTCCTTGGCCATGGTCCCGGCGAAGTCGTAGACCACGAACTGCTCGTCCCCCACGACCCAGGCGTCATGGCCGGGCGGGCACACGAAGACGTCGCCGGGGCCGACCTCGCCCTCGCCGCCGTCGTCCATGCGGATGTGCATGCGCCCCTGCACCACATAGCCGTTGTGGTGGACCATGCAGCTCTCGGTGCCCGCGATCGGCTTCACGGACTCCGACCAGCGCCAACCCGGTTCGAAGGTGCCCACCGCGAAGTCGAGCCCGGTCAGGTGCAGGGCTTCGAGGTGGCCGCGGGGGAAGTCGCGCCGTTCGTCCGGCTTCTCGACCGTCTTCACTTCCAGCATGACGGCGTCCTCCTTCCGGCCGCTGACCGCGGCCGGGGCCGGCCTGTCGTCCCCCGGCGGCCTCGGACGGCGCCGGAGCTGCGGCGGCGGCCGTACCCCACGCCTCCATCGTCGGCCCCGCGCCCTGGCAACGCCATACGGTGGCCGACGCCCGTGAAAATTCTTCGGTCGTCACCCGCAACCTCGCCCGGGGCCGGACGTCTGTCGAGGTGGAGGCCTCCACTTCGACCAGTTGTCCGACCCGAGCGAGCGAAGGAACCCATGACCGCACACCGTGTCCCCCGCCCCCGCCATGTCCGCAGGCTGCGGGCCGCCCTGGGGGTCTCCGCCGTAGGCGCGGCCCTGGCCGTGGCCGGCACCATCACCGCCCAGGCGGCCCAGAGCGGCAGCCACTCCCCCGCCCACACCGGCGTCACCGCCACCCCGGAACCGGCGGGCGGCCAGGCGACACCGTCCCCCGTACCCTCCCCGGTCCCCACGGCCACCCCGTCCCCCGTACCCTCCCCGGTCCCCACGGCCACCCCATCACCCGTACCCTCCCCGGTCCGCACCGCCACCCCCAGCCCCGTGCCCTCCCCCACGCGCGCCACCTCCACCCCGGTGCCGTCCACCGCCGCACCGGCGCCCGTGCCCGTGCCGGTGCCGACTCCGGTGCCGGGGCACGGTCCGCATCGCGGGCACCCCTCGCCGGCGCCGGCCGCGCCGCGGTACTGAGCCCGCACGCACCACCTAGGCAGGGCCGGGCGGGGAAGCCTGATCCGCTTCTCCGCCCGGCTCCGGGAGATCCATGACGACAGCCACACCACCGGCGGCGACACTGCCCCGGGACCGGACCGGCGCCCCGCGCCGCCCCGCCTCCCCATGGCGGTTGGGGATGCGGCTCCTGTCTCCTCTGCGGGGCCGTGTCCTCGCCCGCGCCGCCCGGACGGAGACCCCCGTCGGCCCGGCCGCACCCGGCACCGGTACGACGGCGTTCCCCGTCGGCCGCGAACAGCCTCCCGGCATCGAGGAGTTGTACCACCACCGCCGGCTGTCCCTGGTCCGGCTGGCGGTGCTGCTGGTGGACGATCTGCCCACGGCCGAGGACGTCGTCCAGGACGCCTTCACCGCACTCCTCCGCCGGCACGGTCACCGGCTGGCCTCGCTCGACGATCCGGAGGCCTATCTGCGCACCAGTGTCGTCAACACGGCCCGTTCGGTGCTGCGCCGCCGCAGGACCGTACGAGCGCACACCCCCGCCCCCGAGGAGCACGCGCCCGCCCCCGAGGAGGACATCCTGCTGCACGAGGACCACCGGGAGGTGCTGGCGGCGCTGCGCACCCTGACCCGGCGCCAGCGGGAGGTACTGGTGCTGCGCTACTGGTCCCACCTGACCGAGGCCGAGATCGCCGCGACCCTCGGTCTGTCCCGGGGCACCGTCAAGTCCACGGCCAGCTGGGCCCTGGACGCCCTCGGCCGACGTCTGGAGGGGCTGCGATGAACGACTCCGGTACCGGTACGGCCCCCACGGCCGTCGAGGAGCGGCTGCGGGCCGCCCTGGCCGCGCGGGCGCACTCCGTCGGCCCGGCCGACCTGCGTCCGCTGCGCCCGCCGACCGCGCAGGTACGGTCCGGCCGGGTGCTGCTGCGCCGGGCCGTGGCGAGCGCGCTCGTCCTGGCCGCGGTGGCGGCGCTGGTGTTCCTCGCGGTGCGCGGCGGGCCGTCCCGCCCGGCCGAGCCGGCCCGTGCGCCGCGGCCGGGCACCGCCACGCCGTCCGCGGTCCCGAGCCCGCTCGCCCCGACCACGGCCGAGCCCTCCCCCAGCGCAACGGCGCCGTGAACTACGTCCCGGGATGGGCGAGTTCCATGTCATGACCCTCGACGTCGGCGCCGGACGGCGTCACCCCGGCGGCCCGGGGCGGGTGACCGGCGGCGATCAGCGTGTACCGGCCGCCGTCCAGGTCCGAGAAGGCGTACGCCCCGTCGTCGCCGGTGGTGGTCGTGGCGACGACGTCGCCCGCCGCGTCGACCAGGGTCACCCGGGCGTCGCCGAGCGGCCCGCCCGCACCGCGTACCGTGCCCCGCACCCGGGCGCCGGACCGCAGGTCGGCCGCGACGCGGGTGACACCGGTGCCGGAGATCTCCACGGGCAGCGCGAGCGGGCGGTGTTCCGGCGAGCTGATCGGTATCGCCGATCCCCCCCGCATACACGCCCCTGCCCGCGGCGCCGCGGGCAGGGGCGTCGGGCTGCCCGGCTAGCGCGCGCGGCCGCGCGCCTTCAGGGGTGTGCGCGGCAGCTCGGGGGCGGCCAGCGGTGCGCCGTCGTAGCCCTTCACCTCGCCGAAGCGGCTGCCGGTCTGCCAGTCGGTGCGGGCCTGTTCGATCTCCGCCTGTGTCCGGCCGATGAAGTTCCACCACATGACCAGTTCCTCTTCGAACGGCTCGCCGCCGAGCAGCATGAGGCCGGCGTCGGACTCCGCGCGCAGCGGCAGCTCGCGGCGGCCGCAGCCGAGGTAGAGCATCGAGCCCGGCAGCACCGGCACGCCGTCGACGTGCACCTCGCCGGACATCGCGAGCACGCCGTACTCGAAGTCCGGTACGAGCGGCAGCCGTACGTCGGCGCCGCGGGCGAGGGCGAGGTCGGCGCCGACGATCGGGGTGTACGTCGTACCCGGGGAGGCCGAGCCGTCGAGGTCGCCGAGTATCACGGTCGCCGTGAGGCCGGGCGCCGTGAC encodes:
- a CDS encoding VWA domain-containing protein gives rise to the protein MTEVPERITGLVGALRAHGVRIGTGETVDAARAVEALGLTDRELLREGLAATLLHGPGQRAVFDPVFDLYFPRTVGGPDGAGAGRDELRDRLARALAAGDQAMMARLAAEAVDGMGGYGSSPGSDGFSAYQTLERLRPQTLLARVRSDVRGRDGGGSGNGDGTDFADRLLDDEIRRRIEQFRRMVGAEARRRVAERRGRDEIARRGVVPTADRVDFLFAGRDQLAELRRAVSPLARKLATRLAARRRRAARGTVDLRRTLRSSLSTGGVPMRPVLRRRRPVRPELVLLCDVSGSVSGFSDFTMLLVQALHDQFSKIRVFAFVNRLDEVTGLLEHGRADPDGLSARIRAEATLTGWHGSSDYGVALGEFAERYGDAVGPRTTVFVLGDARTNMSDPNLAAVREVARRARRVYWLNPEPRGQWGTGDSAAPDYADLVEMHECRTARQLSSLIARLLPV
- a CDS encoding cupin domain-containing protein, which translates into the protein MLEVKTVEKPDERRDFPRGHLEALHLTGLDFAVGTFEPGWRWSESVKPIAGTESCMVHHNGYVVQGRMHIRMDDGGEGEVGPGDVFVCPPGHDAWVVGDEQFVVYDFAGTMAKEYAKD
- a CDS encoding RNA polymerase sigma factor — encoded protein: MTTATPPAATLPRDRTGAPRRPASPWRLGMRLLSPLRGRVLARAARTETPVGPAAPGTGTTAFPVGREQPPGIEELYHHRRLSLVRLAVLLVDDLPTAEDVVQDAFTALLRRHGHRLASLDDPEAYLRTSVVNTARSVLRRRRTVRAHTPAPEEHAPAPEEDILLHEDHREVLAALRTLTRRQREVLVLRYWSHLTEAEIAATLGLSRGTVKSTASWALDALGRRLEGLR
- a CDS encoding pyridoxal-phosphate dependent enzyme; this encodes MGHSPVSLGTFPTPVEPAPRLAAALGLGPEDLWIKRDDLTGLGGGGNKIRKLEWTVGAALAEGADTLVTTGAPQSNHARLTAAAAARLGLAAVLVLRGAPGASRSGNLALDGLFGARIAWAGEVDQAGLDDAAAEVCARLRADGARPALIPFGGSAVPGARGYVRCGEELDEQLPELRTVVVALGSGGTMAGLVAALGTGSVLGVDVGALADPAAAVARFAAPLTTEEVTAEGLRVRRDQVGAGYATLTGPAAEALRLAARTEGLVLDPVYTARALAGLRAAVADGDVRPGEKTVFVHTGGLPGLFGHADAVAFAEAGAAVFEG